In Dysidea avara chromosome 3, odDysAvar1.4, whole genome shotgun sequence, a single window of DNA contains:
- the LOC136249033 gene encoding uncharacterized protein: MNEKKSEDISWESGYATKGRSAAESTLTSSEQIAIQSSHSTDQGTVEETNDSSHILTVSGTDQTLEENEPAIAMWGRTLSEATSELNGGGGESMVLESVQEDTVIEVQQESAQEESSTGSSQPSENVLPRTTPPTGSDVSNLVTGDKNRLTMSIPANIEKSKKICDAVSKYFIGQFMSQWKEKTRQESSTIKVIAALLMEKKNKMKVVVLTAGTKVKTECSYYTRKSPDDVEEAWWGICDGHAEAVCYRLANLYFMTELCKLYQDGDSIFDKSDEGYMLKRNVKFHLFTTHPPCGFMAKEECHLLSWKRPFKRKPHTLQCSSKILIGSYLGIQGSLSHWLVKPLYISSITIPRYESVPTLHSTYIMERFDQFRSKFYKMFHPSGEKGGYHFQMPHVEIVDVDLQKLFPECFRSYINEKPFNVDSCSSQLPQQETTMVVKPTTKGSKRIVCVTPAVDENAGIFTMAFTLEDGVGSDECSKRLANLDKKMKLSVELKQSRLQALQEAQVRLSQALNVREALLAQRKIIIQEMEEKYVQRCQKVDKIIEELKKAKERKTEVDDLEAQVSQLTESIGNILKENQIKSVVDAIPHNLEYQLMLNDLESLQEMKETDGIDQQQLYSDLMCCDYARCVEAIRNNINNAVTY, translated from the exons ATGAACGAGAAGAAATCCGAAGACATTTCGTGGGAATCTGGATATGCCACAAAGGGGCGTTCAGCCGCAGAGAGTACGCTGACGTCTTCGGAACAAATTGCCATCCAAAGCTCACACAGTACCGACCAAG GTACTGTAGAGGAGACAAATGACTCATCACATATTCTAACTGTCTCTGGGACTGATCAAACATTAGAAGAGAATGAACCTGCAATTGCGATGTGGGGTAGAACCTTATCTGAAGCTACATCAGAACTAAATGGAGGTGGAGGAGAGAGTATGGTACTAGAAAGTGTACAAGAAGACACTGTTATTGAGGTTCAACAAGAATCAGCTCAGGAGGAGTCGTCAACTGGATCATCTCAACCATCAGAAAATGTATTACCAAGAACTACACCTCCAACTGGTAGCGATGTGAGCAACCTTGTTACAG GTGATAAAAACAGACTAACTATGAGTATCCCGGCTAATATTGAAAAATCAAAAAA AATTTGTGACGCAGTCTCCAAGTATTTCATTGGGCAGTTTATGAGCCAATGGAAGGAGAAGACCAGACAAGAATCCAGCACCATCAAAGTTATAGCAGCACTGCTCATGGAGAAGAAAAATAAGATGAAGGTTGTTGTGCTTACAGCCGGAACTAAAGTAAAAACGGAATGCTCTTACTATACGAGGAAAAGTCCAGATGATGTTGAAGAGGCCTGGTGGGGTATCTGTGATGGACATGCTGAAGCTGTCTGTTATCGTCTGGCAAATCTTTACTTCATGACTGAACTTTGCAAGCTCTATCAAGATGGGGACAGCATATTTGATAAGTCAGATGAAGGATATATGTTAAAGAGAAATGTAAAGTTCCACTTGTTCACCACTCATCCTCCATGCGGCTTTATGGCAAAGGAGGAATGCCATTTGCTCTCATGGAAGCGACCATTTAAAAGAAAGCCACATACCTTACAGTGCAGTTCAAAAATACTGATTGGTTCTTACCTAGGAATTCAGGGTTCACTGAGTCATTGGCTTGTGAAGCCACTTTATATCTCTTCCATCACAATACCAAGGTATGAATCTGTACCTACTCTACATTCCACTTACATAATGGAGCGCTTTGACCAGTTCCGGAGCAAATTTTATAAAATGTTTCATCCAAGCGGAGAAAAAGGAGGATATCATTTTCAAATGCCCCATGTAGAAATAGTTGATGTAGACTTGCAAAAACTTTTTCCAGAATGCTTTAGATCATACATAAATGAAAAGCCATTCAATGTTGATTCTTGCAGTAGTCAGTTACCTCAACAAGAGACCACGATGGTAGTTAAGCCAACAACGAAGGGATCCAAAAGAATAGTCTGTGTAACACCTGCTGTTGATGAAAATGCTGGGATATTTACAATGGCGTTCACGCTAGAAGATGGGGTAGGGTCTGATGAATGCTCCAAAAGATTAGCAAATCTGGATAAGAAGATGAAGCTCTCAGTAGAGTTAAAGCAATCACGATTGCAAGCACTACAAGAAGCTCAAGTCAGATTAAGTCAGGCTTTGAATGTCCGTGAAGCTCTACTAGCTCAAAGAAAGATAATTATTCAGGAAATGGAGGAAAAGTATGTGCAAAGATGTCAAAAGGTTGATAAAATTATTGAAGAATTGAAAAAGGCAAAGGAGCGAAAGACAGAAGTTGATGATTTAGAAGCACAGGTCAGCCAGCTTACTGAATCTATAGGAAACATCCTAAAAGAAAATCAGATAAAATCAGTTGTGGATGCTATACCACATAATTTGGAATATCAACTGATGCTTAATGATCTAGAAAGTTTGCAAGAAATGAAGGAGACTGATGGTATAGACCAACAACAACTCTACTCCGATCTAATGTGTTGTGATTATGCACGTTGCGTGGAAGCTATTcggaataatattaataatgcaGTGACATACTAA
- the LOC136249031 gene encoding uncharacterized protein, which yields MSINKRHSSEISVESGVSDSGYTEPSSAPSRVHNEPSSKPISIASSSTSPVVKNAIMDDSLPTSSPFSPPFLTKPGDQMVEYNSRTGLATIGHTPCEEEEELIVSQEPHDEQFELQEESQKGSSQPSAMSIPASTVFSGHIHGAMRSTQGSVSSDRATRICGAVSEYYVKQFVHHWKDKTRGCPGKNQESNTNTVVAALLIEKAGDFNVVVLTTGTKFKTACTFVRDDGEECSWGLCDGHAEAVCYRLASVYLLTEIYKIHKGVDSIFYLTDKGYKLKGGIQFHLFTSHPPCGFMGKRERHNLSWKKPFQGLPHNPQCSSKILINSYLGIQGPLSHLMVQPIYISSIVIIKYETIDTLHDDYIVKRLEAFEMKLVNVKHSSFINVDYHFCKPDVQIVAVRPNDLFPLCFTPYIQEKRTNKTFSEAEVPQEETTVKAKPPKQRCKKIGGAVPDVLGNAGIEALVFSIDQGIGSQADREKMIKLKGKLFRPSPDLKEQRLKALQEARERLCQALDVKEALEVQDKQIVEQMNNQFEKRCSTIDKTFNILKEFKVRKTDLNELTTQVDASKISLKEIKETHLSFLQTALAENLEYEQMHQDALLVQRRLEENPELYLDLMGCDWARYVETMCNEL from the exons ATGAGTATAAACAAGAGACATTCATCAGAGATCTCTGTAGAATCAGGCGTGTCTGATTCGGGATATACAGAACCCAGCAGCGCTCCTAGTCGAGTTCATAATGAACCGAGTAGTAAACCAATATCCATTGCGTCGTCATCGACGTCGCCAGTTGTAAAGAACGCTATCATGGATGACA GTTTACCAACATCCTCACCATTTTCTCCTCCATTtttgacaaaaccaggagatCAAATGGTTGAGTACAATAGTCGTACAGGGTTGGCTACCATTGGACATACACCatgtgaagaagaagaagagttGATTGTCAGCCAAGAACCTCATGATGAGCAGTTTGAACTTCAGGAGGAATCACAGAAAGGGTCTTCACAGCCTTCAGCAATGTCAATACCCGCCAGTACTGTATTTAGTGGTCACATCCATGGTGCTATGAGGAGTACACAAG gCTCAGTCAGTAGTGATCGGGCAACAAG GATATGTGGTGCCGTTTCTGAATACTATGTCAAACAGTTTGTCCATCACTGGAAAGACAAAACAAGGGGATGTCCAGGAAAGAACCAAGAGTCAAACACTAACACTGTTGTGGCTGCTTTGTTGATAGAAAAGGCTGGTGATTTCAATGTTGTTGTATTGACTACTGGAACTAAATTCAAGACTGCATGTACGTTTGTGCGTGATGATGGTGAAGAGTGCTCCTGGGGCTTGTGTGATGGACATGCTGAAGCTGTATGCTACCGATTGGCAAGTGTCTATCTACTAACTGAAATATACAAAATTCATAAAGGTGTGGATTCAATTTTTTACTTGACAGACAAGGGGTACAAACTTAAAGGTGGAATACAATTTCATTTGTTCACCTCACACCCTCCCTGTGGTTTTATGGGTAAAAGAGAAAGACACAATTTGTCATGGAAGAAACCATTTCAAGGATTGCCACATAACCCACAGTGCAGTTcaaaaatattaataaattCATATTTGGGTATACAAGGCCCATTAAGCCACTTAATGGTACAGCCAATATATATATCATcaatagtaataataaaatatgaAACCATTGATACGCTTCATGATGATTATATTGTAAAACGTCTTGAAGCTTTCGAGATGAAACTAGTCAATGTTAAACACTCTTCCTTTATCAACGTTGATTATCACTTTTGCAAACCAGATGTGCAGATTGTTGCTGTTAGGCCAAATGATTTGTTTCCATTGTGCTTTACACCATACATTCAGGAGAAACGTACTAACAAGACTTTCAGTGAGGCTGAAGTTCCACAAGAGGAAACTACTGTTAAGGCAAAACCTCCTAAACAGcgttgtaaaaaaattggtggagCTGTGCCAGATGTCCTTGGCAATGCTGGAATTGAAGCTCTAGTATTTTCCATTGATCAAGGCATTGGATCCCAAGCTGATCGTGAAAAGATGATAAAATTAAAAGGTAAACTGTTTCGACCTTCCCCAGACCTCAAAGAGCAACGACTAAAGGCTTTGCAGGAAGCTAGAGAGAGATTGTGTCAAGCATTGGATGTCAAAGAAGCATTAGAAGTACAGGATAAACAAATAGTTGAGCAAATGAACAATCAGTTTGAAAAGAGATGCAGTACCATTGAtaagactttcaatattttgaaAGAATTCAAGGTTCGTAAAACTGACCTCAATGAATTGACTACACAGGTGGATGCATCCAAAATATCTCTAAAGGAAATCAAAGAAACACATCTATCATTTTTACAAACAGCATTAGCTGAAAATCTAGAGTACGAGCAGATGCATCAAGATGCACTATTGGTACAAAGGAGGCTGGAAGAAAATCCAGAGCTTTACCTGGACCTGATGGGTTGTGACTGGGCCCGTTATGTGGAAACAATGTGTAACGAGCTGTAA